The following DNA comes from Hordeum vulgare subsp. vulgare chromosome 3H, MorexV3_pseudomolecules_assembly, whole genome shotgun sequence.
gagacgtacttccccttaaagggaaggaactttagaAATacctcctcgtcttcatcggttccacttgtggttacttcttacctttacttgtttgttattgttgttgttagcatcatatatgttgctcacctagttgcatatttaGATAACCTATTTGTTCCTAGATGTaatttttaaagaaaaacttaaaattgatagtttcctattcaccccccccccccttctctaGTCAGCCATATACATCCTTTCACATACCACATGTACACACGAGAATAAGTCTGGAGCACGTCTTCATTGGCGCCTTCGGGGCACTGCACAAAGTTCGCTACgatccaagtgaaaggagcgccgGTTGCGACTCTTTCTTTCTTGTCTCCATATGCTGGCGTGGGAGAGCCATACCAATAAGGGCCTCAATTTGCTGGTGGCATACCTCATAATCggtgctcatacaaagaggctttCCCTCGATAGGAAGTGcgatgatcatggaaacatcctGAAGTTTCACGGTCATCTTCCCGGTCGGAGGTGGAAACTGTGCATCTCCGGCCTCCATCGATCCATAAGTGCGGTGAGTGTCGCAGCGTTCAGGTTTGCGtcgaccgactcacaagctgaatgAACGGGAGGAGTCCTGTCATCTCGATGTGCGGTGTGTACCACTCATCATATGGCACAGCACTCGACGAAGCCCCGTGAGACCGAATCTTCAGGGGTAAAAGGTTCTGTAAACGTAGATGTTAGATGATTACGGTTTAACCTTTCCAAATAAACACACATTATAAACTACCAAgtagtatgctcattaccgtcccCTTCTCCAACATCAAGTAGGTCCGGTGTTTAACGTCATAGTAATCATCGAGAAGCCATACCATCCTACATATTTGAAGAAAATTATATGAGTTATATAATACATATTCATATCAACGATCATACATATGTTCATCCCAACAAGTAATCATCTAATCTATATTCATCTAAACAATCATACATATGTTCCACACAAGGGTTTCACAAATCAACAAATCATCTAGGAATACTCATCTAGGCATTTATATACTCATTTAAATACTCAACTAGTAACTCTCATTCGGATACTTATATAAGAATTTAAATACTCTCTAGCACTTAACAAATCAACAACATTAGGGTTCCACAAATCATCTACAAATCCTAATCAAACCGAGCTACTCCAATTTCTCATATAAATTTCGAATCTAAGCAAAACCAGGATTTCACCCAAACTTACACAAATCTGAAAAGTGACAAATAATTTTCGGATACAACGAAAGATATTACTTTCTAGAACGGTTTGGTGAAGAAATCCGCGGAAAAAATCGTGAGATATGTCGGATTTCCAAGAGGGGAATGAGAGGAGAGAGTAGAGTCGCCATCGCCCTTTGTGTAGCGTGGAAGGAACGAATGGGGGAGGGCCTGCCCGTGCCTTATAAGTCAATGTGCAGCGCCTTTCACTTTGGCTATGTTTGGTAGGATGCATGAGGGATGCATGAGGGCAAGAGTTCTCTTCTCAACCCACTTTTGGGTGTTTGGTAGCGTGCACGGTGCCTCAAGAGCATGCACGAGCTCAGCTCAAATACCCTCATAGCATGCATGAAGAGAGAACACCCCAACCGTTGTTCGCTGGTCAGCATGCTCGAGCAAAGATGTGTTTCAAAAAAGTTTATAAATTCAAATTGTTTAAAATTTTAAAATGTGTTAAATTTTCAAAGTTTCtttagattttcaaaaaatgtctattatttcaaaaaatggtcatattttcaaatttttaaaattgttcagattttcaaaatttcattttcattttcacaAAAAATGATtagaatttcaaaaaaatgttcataatttcaaattttgtttaaattttcaaaatgttcagattttcaaattttgtttgaattttcaaaaaatattgagAGTTTCACATTTTATTTAAATtttgacaaaaaaataaaattccaAAATATGTGTGTGTcttaaaaaatgttcaaagttttgttcaccattttaaaaaaatattcagaAATCGAAATAGTTCGATATGTCTAAACCAATGCATGCTGCCAAACAAAGTCTCAACTCAGCATGTCTCAGCACATACACCTTTATCAAACAAAAACAAATGCATGTACTCAACATGTCTACGCTCAATACATATTAGAGAAGAACAACCGTGCTAGGTTGAAAATGCTACCAAACATACCCTTAGGTGCTGCACAGTGCTAGTATGGGGCCTTTAAGGTAAGCGTCGTACATTGCTACTGTGGTGCCTTTAAGCTAGACGCCGCACAACAGGGACGGTGGTATCAGTCATGCTGGTCGACGGTGCAGCATCTGTCAATGAGACGCTACACTGTAGTGTAGCGCACGGTCTATCGTGTTGGAAGACCGTTTCACCTCAGCCTACTAGCCTAACGTCAGCGCCAAGGCAGCGCCTTCCTATACGCTCGGGAGAGATCGCGCCTTCTCCTGCATGTGCGCCCACGACGTGTTCCACGTCCtgatcctctccctctctctcgtttcTGTTGTAACCAACCTTATCCCATGTACGTATATATTGCACTCTGTGCGGATGAATGAATATACTCAGTTTTCATCCTCTATCTTGGCATCAGACGCCGACGTCGCTCGTTCCTCTCCGCTTCCGCCATGAGCTTCCGACGTCCGCTCCGCCGCACTCTCTCCTCCGATGACGCTGATGCTCCCTTCATCTGCCGCCCGTCGCCCCCGGTCCCCAGCCCGCACCGGTCGCCGACCCCGTCGCGCCGCTATCCGCCTCTCCCAACGCCTGTGTTCTCCATCGCGGTGCTGCTCCTGCCGTCCCACCGCTCCGCATCGCCCGCATCCCCGGGGACGCTCTCGTCCTCGCCCATGCACCACCACAAAACCAGCCCGCCCCTGATCCCGCCATGCATCACACCAATATCACCTCCTACATCCCGTTCAAGCTCAGCCTGGACGACAACAACTACTCCAAGTGGCGCCACCTCTTCTGGTTCGTTCTCTGCAAGTTCCACGTCGAGGAACACGTCCTCGAGGAGGCCGATCCTCTGCACGAAGACCCGGGCTGGCGCAACGACAACATCACGATCACCCTTTGGATCTACGGCACCATCTCTGACGAGCTCTACGACATCATCCAGTCGTCGGAGAGCACGGTGTACCACCTCTGGAGCCAGCTGGAGGTCTTCTTCCGCGACAACGCCGCCGGTCGCGCCATCCACATCGGCGCCGAGTTCTGCGCAACCGTGCAGGGGGACATGTCGGTGGCCCAGTACTACCGTCGTCTACAGCAACTGGCCGACGCCACGGCCGACGTGAGTGAGCCCGTCTCCGACCGCTCCCTCACCCTCCAGCTCGTCTGCGGTCTCACTCGGCGGTTTCTCGTCATGGCCACTCTTCTTCCCATGCAGCAGCCGTTTCCTACCTTCGTGTAGGCTCGCTCCCGTCGCTGGCGCCTCCACCCTCACCGTCGGCCCCGCGGGCGGCTCCTCCTCGGGCGGCTCGTCCTCCACCAATGCCCCGTCGTCTTCCCCGCAGGACAAGGGCAAGGTGCCCCTTCCCGGCGATCGCCAGCACGGCGTGCCGTGGCCGCGGCTCTCCCAGCGCCCCCTCTGGCTCCGCTGGCGGGCGTGGCAACGGCGCCCAACAGCCGTGGTTGGGCTACTTCGCCCCGTGGGGTTCCCCTGCTCCCTCGCCACAGCAGTGGCGTTCCGCGTGGGTGCCAGCCAACTCGGCTGGTGTCATCGGGCCTCGCCCTCCCGCTCCACACCAGGCCTATCCCGTGGCGGTCGGGCAGCCGCCGACTGCGCCGACGTGGGATCAGCAGCAGGCGTTGATGACGCACTTCGCCAACCTCCAGATGCAGCCCCCGTCGACCAGCTCCGACTGGTTCATGGACACCGGCACCACCTCCCACATCACCAGCTCCTCCGGTAACCTCACCAATCTTTCCTCCTCGGTGACTTATACTCTTAGCATCACAGTTGGTAACGGCTCATCTATTCCCGTCATTGCCACCGGTtctacctccctccctcccttcacCCTCAACGACATCTTAGTCTCCCCTGCCATTGTTAAAAATCTCATCTCCGTTCGTCGCTTTACTATTGATAATTGGTGCATTGTCTCTTTTGACCCGTTTGGTTCTTTTGTGAAGGACATGGTAACGGGGAAGGTCCTCATGCGCTCCAGTAGCACCGGCGATCTTTAACCGTTCCTCCCCACCACTGGCGGCTCCCTGGCACTCTCCGTTTCAAGCTCCGGCGACCTATGGCATCTACGGCTTGGCCACCCTAGTCGTGCCTCCCTTTCCATTTTAGCTCACAACTTTTTAGACTCGTGTAATAAACTACAAGGTTCCTCTGTTTGTGTATCTTGTAAGCTTGGCAAGCAACCACGATTACCTTTTCCTACCTCCACCTCACCACTGCTCCCTTTCAAATTATACATTGTGATTTGTGGACATCACTCGTTTGTAGTTTTTCCGGTTTTCAGTATTACCTGGTAGTGCTCGATGACTTCACACATTACTCTTGGGTTTTCCCGCTACGTACCAAGTCTGACACCGCCTCTACTCTCTTACGGTTCTTCTCTTACGTCCACACGCAATATAATCTCTCTGTTCAGTGTGTGCAGTGTGACAACGGTGGCGAGTTTCTCTCCTTCCCCCTACGCGACCACCTCTCCCGCAACGGTGTTGTCCTCCGCCTCACGTGCCCACATACCTCCCCTCAGAACGACAAGGTCGAACGTCTTCTCCGCACCACGAATGACGTTCTCTGCACCTTGGTCGTTCATGCCCACATGCCGCCCGAGTTCTGGGTCGAAGCTCTCCACACCGCCAACCATCTCATTAACCGACGCCCCTCGTCCGCCGTCAACAACAACACCCCTACTACCCCCTCCACGGCTCCCACCCCACCTACGACCACCTCCGCGTCTTTGGTTGCCTCTGCTTCCCTAACCTCACCCCGCTCACGCCCCACAAGCTCGCCCCTCGGTCTACCCCCTGTGTGCTTCTTGGCTACCCCCTAGAGCACAAGGGATATCGGTGTCTGGACCTTCGCTCTCGTCGCGTCTACCTTTCTCGCCACGTCACGTTCGACGAGTATAGCTTCCCTTTCGCCGAGCCTCCGCCGCGGCCACCGCACGCAGCACCTGCCGCTCCGACGCCGCCATCCCTCCTTACACACCCACTCCCTGCATGCCCTGCTGCACGTCGTGCACCATGCATGCGCCATGCACCGCCTCCACCCACCGGTCGCCCTGCATGCGCGCCTACAGCCCCACCACTCCCCGCGTGTGGCCCTCCTGCGTGCCTTCCCCCGCACGGCACTACACCGTCATGCAGCCCCCCAGCATCGGCCCCGCCGCCATGCACCACTCCGCCCCTCCCCACTCCACCTGTCGTGTCACCACCTGGCCCGGCTCCACCCACACCGCCTGACCCCATGCCACCTCCACCGCAAATCCCTCCCCGAGCTGTGCGCGTCCCTCCCACCACCAACCAGCATCCCATGCGCACGCGTGGGTAGTCCGGCTACTTCCTGCCCAAGcaacaactctctctctctctctctctctccgtttCTTCCACCATTAGCCCCATTCCCTCCTCTTACCGTGCCGCCCTTCAGGATCCGAACTGGGCCAACGCCATGCTAGACGAGTATAATGCATTGTTGCGGAATGACACTTGGTCGTTGGTTTCCCGTCCTGCAGGTGCGAATGTGGTGACTGGCAAATGGATCATTCGGCACAAGTTCAACCCCGACGGTACGCTGGCTCGGTACAAGGCGCAGTGGGTGCTCCGCGGCTTCACGCAGCAGGCTGGTGTTGACTACGGCGAGACTTTTAGTCCCGTGGTCAAACCCGCCACGATCCGGGTCGTCCTCAGCCTTGCCACCGGCAGCTCGTGGCCCATTCACCAACTTGACGTCAAGAACGTGTTTCTTCACGGCCATCTCGCCGAGACGGTGTACAGCACGCAGCCCTCCGGCTTCGTCGACTCCACGCGACCTGGGGACGTGTGTCGTCTTCATCGGTCGCTCTACGGGTTGAAGCAGGCACCCCGCACCTGGTTCCGGCGGTTTACCACCTTCTTGGAGTCCCTTGGATTCCTCACCTCCAAGGCGGACTCCTCGCTCTTCTCCATCCACCGCGGCTCCGACACTGCCTATCTTCTCTACGTCGATGACATTATTCTCACCGCCAGCACATCCGCCTTCCTTCGCTCGATCATCGCCTCCCTACACCGAGAGTTTGCCATGACCGACTTGGGGCCTCTACACCACTTCTTGGGCATCAACGTTCATCATACCACCTCCGGTCTCCACCTCTCTCAAGAGCAATATGCACTCGAGATTCTTGACCGTGCAGGCATGCTTAACTGCAAACATGTGTCTACACCCATCGACACCACTGCCAAGCTCTCCGCCACCGATGGTCCTGCCTTTCACGACCCATCTCTTTACCGGAGCTTGGTCGGGGCCCTCCAGTACCTCACCCTCACCAGACCCGACATCTCCTATGTCGTGCAACAATGCTGCCTCTTCACGCATGACCCTCGCGACAGTCACTACCAGCTGGTGAAGCGCGTCCTCCGCTACATTCGTGGCACCGCTCACCTGGGTCTCCACTTTCATCGCTCCACCTCCGGCGACCTCACGACGTACTCGGATGCCGACTGGGCCGGCTGCCCCGACAAGCGCAAGTCCACCTCGAGCTTCGTCGTCTTCCTTGGCGCCAACCTCGTCAGCTCGTCTTCGAAGCGCCAGAACACCGTGTCTCGGTCCAGTGCCGAGGCCAAATACAGAGGGCTCGCCAATGCCGTCGTTGAGTCGAGTTGGCTTCGCCAACTCCTCGGCGAACTTCGTCGCCCACCACCGCACGCCACCATAGTCTACTGCAACAACGTCAGCGCCATGTACATGTCCGGCAACCCCGTCCAGCATCAACGCACCAAGCATATCAAGATTGACCTTCACTTCGTCCGCGAGCGCGTCTCCCTGGGCGAGGTGCACGTCATACACGTCCCGACGACATCCCAATTCACGGACATCTTCACCAAAGAATTGCCAACTTATGTGTTCAACGACTTCCGGACCAGTCTAAACGTTGGTGAGCACCGCGTTTTGACTGCGCGGGGTGTTGGAAGACCGTTTCACCTCAGCCTACTGGCCTAACGTCAGCGCCAAGGCAGCGCCTTCCTATACGCTCGGGAGAGATCGCGCCTTCTCCTGCATGCGCGCCCACGACGTGTTCCACGTCCtgatcctctccctctctctcgtttcTGTTGTAACCAACCTTATCCATGTACGTATATATTGCACTCTGTGCCGCGCTATACAAAAGGGTTATGCGATTGAATTATTTTACCAATGATTCAGTTTGTGAATTTCTTGCGTCTTGAGATCATTTCTGTCCATTTTGCATGGGTTGGGTCAGATAGATGAATAGATCCAATCTGGCTCGCATTTTTCTGTCGCCGCAGCAACATgaccctgctgctgctgccagtcTCTCTCTTCATCGGTTCAGATCCGCGCACCTGAGACGGGGTGGGCGGGTAGGATAGAGGTAGACTATGCCGTTTCTGCGGTTCAGTGGAGCGAGTCGCTAGTTTTCAAATGTTGGGCCATGTGGGAACAGCGCGATACCAGTTCTGTCCCGGCTTGCACGCATGTGCTCCACCTGCATACATGACACGACTCCATGCTGAGCACATGCGTCCAAATCACCTGGGGAAAACGATGGATGCCATGATGGGGTTTGTGGAAAGCATGACGGTCTAGCATTTcagggcctcttttattttcacggataagtagaagaagaaatagaacagTAAGGTTACTTTCTTGGATGACATTAGTCATTCATTTGATTCAAAACATTCCTATGCAGTCAACAAAAGTCCCTTTTAACATTCCTATGCACAAACAAGGCAAATGCCATCACTGGAATAGTAACAACCACCTAATAGGACTGTTTGTTTAGGATTCCATGCCTGCCTTCATAATGCTCAGTTTTACTACATAATAAGCAATCTAATTTAATTATTGGGTTTAGATTTTGACATCGTTCAAATCAGCCCTACAGCACATGCTAACTAAGACAAATAATGCCGGGCTTCTCAAAGATTGTAACCGACAAATCATCGCAAGGACGCTATGCTTGCTCAATCAGAGGGAGGGGAAAGAAATGGAAGAGGAATTAAGATGATACTTCCTTGCACTGTACAAGGAGATCACTGACATACATGCCCATGATTCCGGTGTCCTGTACAGATTTCATGTATCCTGTATAAACTCGAGGGCGCAGGTAAACACACCAAAAAAAGCCCTCCCTAATTTCAACTTGAGATTCTGGCTGATCTGGAGTATCCTAAGGCTAATGGGAAAGAACAAAGGGGGGCCAGGCCATGGCCTCCACAGCAAGGAATGTTATCAAAAAACATGTGCAGAGTCTACAGAGGTGAGCATGTACACAAAATGGCAGGACCCAAGCGCGTTAGTCATCGGGGCGGTGGATCTCGCCCATCAAGATGCGGTTGCTGTGGACCTTGAAGCCCAGAAGCGAAGGGTCGATCTGTTTTCCTTTCTTTGCTTTCTTCTTGGTGCCCTTTCCACCAGGGCCGCCGTCAGCGGATTCTGAggcgtcatactgcaggggaggcTTCTTTGTGCTCTTGAGCATTTCACTGAACGAAGGACCAGAGGCGTCCTGATTGCTGCTTGGTGGGATGCCAAACGTCCCTGCCTCTTTGTTGGCTGAAGCAGCAGCTTCCACGCCATGGGCTGCTGACGTGACTCCTGATTCCATCTTATGCTCTGCACAACAAGATTACTATATCAGAGGTCTGAAACCATAAAATGGTATAAATCCCATAACATATCATAGAACAGTAAGGAGAACGTTTGAAGCTAAATATAAATGGAAGGTCAGGTGGCTCAAACAGACCAAACTGCTCAACTACAGCAAGTAAGAACTGGCCTATATCTTTCCTTTTTACTATCCATCAAAAGCGAAGTGGTCTTCAGTTGATACGATTAGCTatgtatatactccctccgttcggaaATAACTGACATGGTTTTTTCTAGCTAAAACCACGACAGTTATTTCTGAACAGAGGAAATATATTATTGGACTTAACATTAACATGACTGCCCAGATAAAGAGCTTCACTGAATAAACAACATAGATTCCACAGGAGAAGAAAACCACACAGGTAGGTTGCACATGGCGTACCATCGGAGGATGCAGAAGAAGCATGGCCTGCTTTCTTGGACCTAATGGTTGACGACAGATCTGTTGACGCTGCCTGAGCCTGAGAGGTAGCTGTGTGCGGGTTTGCTGTGCGCTTTAGCAGGGAATGGGAGCTTCCCTTTGAGATGCCAGTATCAACCCTGCATATTGAAAAAAAATAACTGTATTGAGCCTTATACTAGAATCAACTGTGTGTTCACATGCACCACTATGTGTAAACTGACAATAACAATTTggacaagtaaaattaccgaacgTCTCTGGAAAAGTGAGGATAAACAAAGAACAGGGCATGTCTATAAGCAATGGAGAGCCTAGATATCAGGACTTGTATGACTGTGCAAATAAAGTATTATACTGTATATTTGTAGAAACAAAATATATATCTGTAGTGAAAGTTCATTGTGAGGCTTCAAAAAAGGATAATGAAAATAGGGGTGCAGATGAAAAGTTAAGAAAAGTACCAGTTGCTGACCGCTTCAGAAAAATCAGTGTCCTCCACTGCCAAGTTTGCACTAGAACCCTGCCTTTTCCTCCGGGCTACATCATTGGCATTCCCAACCAATTGATTAGTTGACACACTACCACCCATCACGTCTGGGAATTCTCCCCTTTGCATATCAAGCATTGTCGCAGAGCTTGATCTGACACCGAGTTTCCGGTTCATCTCAATATTGTTTGGTAAAATATCTAGACTAGTTGGTCCATCCTGTCCTAAGTGCCCCATTTTTGAGAAGTGTGACCTTTCTGCAAGTGGATCATCAAAAGACAACCTGTCAACAGATGATCTTAAAGGGTTATCTGCAGCGGGCTGTGCAAAAAGTGAAGAAGGGTCTTTACGTCCAAATGATGCCGTCGGCGGAACATCAGGGAAACCACGAGATTGCTGTGCTTGAAGAACCAGTTTTTGATGAATCATATCACTCAATTCAGCTTCTGGGTTCCTCTCATTGTTCATAAGGGAGGCCCATGCATGTGGGTTGTCAATGGGAAGATTCATTTCCACATTCCTCCTCTGCTTCTCTGCTTCAATTTGCATCTGATTTATGCGTGAAGCTTCCATCAGGCTATTTTGCAATTGCCCATTGGCATCTGACCAGTTCCTTTCCAGCCTTCCCATGTGAGAACCTGACAGCTGCTCCTGCAGCCTGTGTTGCTGGGGATGAACCCCTCCTGAGGCATGCATAGGCATCTGGCCTGCAGAATACAGATCACCATGTGTTTCCATCTGACCGAGGCCATGATGACGTGCTAGGGCATTTACAACATCAGGATTTGGTAAAGGAGCACCACCAGGCAAAGAGCCAGACCGCTCAAGAGAATGAATACCTTGACCTCCTCTGTGCAATCGTTCATGCATAGATAGGCTTCGGTCAAGATGGTCATGGTGCTCCACAGATGACGACCTCTGAAGGGACTGCAGAAGATCGAATTGACCAAGTCTGGAGGTGTGGCTTTGATTTGGACTAGTTCCTGTGCGGATAAATTGGCTAGGATCATCCATCGGCCAGCCCCCACCTAAATGTCGTTCTTCCTCCCTGCCCGCATGTTGTCGTATAGCATTGGCCAATTGTTGTGTTTGGAGCTGATCATGGTGCAGCCCTAAAAGAATTTGCTGCTCCAAAGGAAGAGCCTGCCTCTGGTTTGAACGTGAGAGAACATCTAACATATCATTGTGTTGCTCCCTGTGATGGCCATGCCCAAATTTTGCTTGAATGAGTTGTTCAATAGCTGCATCATGCTGCCTTTGAAAATGATGGGGTTGATGATGCAAGTCATTCAATAACTGTTCCCTGAGTAACACTTGATCGACCATGTTAGCTTGTCCGAAATTTGAACTCTGTAACTGTTGCTGCAACATTTGCTCAATAAtcagctgctgctgttgctgctgctgctgctgttgcagtAGCTGTGCTTGGCGCTGCTGCAGCTGCCTCTGGTGTTGCTCTTGCTGAAGCTGCCTCTGGTGCTGCTCTTGCTGAAGCTGCTGGCGGTGTTGCTCCTGCTGCAGCTGTTGGCGTCGCTGCTGGTGCTCAAGTTCAAACTGGACTCTCAAAAGGTGCTCCACCTCAGGAGCAGGTGGATTGATGGACTGTCTGTGTTGGTGCAATGAATCAAACACCTGCCCTGCAAATTGTCCAGGAAATTCCAGATTGTTACGACCCATCATTTGTTCCTGCTGCAATTGCTCCCTTCGAATCTGTGTAAGTAGCATTTGCTCCTCATAGTTCAGATGACCTAGCTCAGGTTCAACCTGGGAAATTAGCCCTGACATGTTTGCATCATTAATGCTGTCCAGCCGCCCAAGGTTTGCGGACCACTCATCACGCACAGCAGGGGCTTCATTCATCCGGCTAAGCGGCCCATGCCTGATATTTGCAGGTGGAATGTCCTTTGGAGCTGTCTGTTTGGGATTTCTCCGCTCATTTACACCAAGCACATTTGATGAGAGTGGCTGCTTTGGATGCATCCCTTCCAGCTCAGACCAAAGCAAACCAAGAGGGCTGAGTTCATTCTCTCTAGGGGCGTCCTGCTTGGGCAAATTAGCTTCTCTCACCCCAGAACGGGAATCCACCGATGCCAACTGGAAATCTGCACGGTCATTATCAAAATCTGGTCGAGATTGACCCATGCCGCTGGTAGGCCTCCCAGTGTACAACACTTCTGTAGCAAGTACAGAAAAGAAATGTGAGCATTCACACATAAATAGAGAAAGACAATGTGAACAAAAATACTATATAACTGAAAAGGAAGGAAACTAACCTTCAGCATCATGACTCACAGTTTCAGGAATGCGCTGCTGACGAATATCTGGGTTTGCTTCAGTCTTTTGTGCTTCAACTGAGGGGAACCAACTAGTATGTGACTGTAACGGTGCTTCCTGGTCACCTCTTGTAGGATTGGCTGCATAATTTCCAGAGTCCGCCTTAGTTGTCTGATCACTCTTCCCAAAAGAACCAGAAGTAGGAAGTGCGTCTTCAAAATTGTTATGTACAGAATCCGGAGATTCAGCACTTCCACCACGGGATACAGGTGGGAGAGATTGAGGCTTATGTCCAAGGTACGGCATGAGGTCAGAAAGTGGGCGAAAAGGAGCATCATCTGGAGCCTGAGCTAGACGCACAGGTAGCTCCAATCCAAAATATCCATCCTCATACCAGGAAACTATATCAGTACCCATAAATGGACCCTGCACACCTCCTTGGGGATCCAGATAGTATAGGGTCAACTCCTCTGGGTAACTCTCCTGGCCACCAGCTTTTGTTTCAGTGTAACTAGCCTGACCAGTAGGATATTCAACATTTACATTGAACTGTGCATTTGAATCATCAGGTAACTTGGTGCTAGGATCGATATCAGCACTTGACTTGACCTCATTAAACTGTGTGTCATCCCTCATGCCAGAAAGTCCATGCGGATGACTGGGAGCATTTTCGTCGGCAGGCTTCTTTGGTGGGCCTGTAATACCA
Coding sequences within:
- the LOC123445275 gene encoding protein ESSENTIAL FOR POTEXVIRUS ACCUMULATION 1 isoform X2, with product MAERKLDRFAALGKDALSLGIDEDRSTAAAMGFVDDPKDQQHLENSIPLSPQWLYAKPSDAKISAPHGSLLEPSEKDVRMLEGSGAKKERRRNAFDAGWLDEERETSLLGRRDHKKEVDREVENRKNDRRSDNVSARDNNDSRPAPTSGRWDDGSTRNSGNEGRRDGKWSLRWGPDDKEKDSKPEKKMDAEKDEPHGEKHTLPVRLLPESDSRDKWRPRHRQEPQTGGTATYRVAPGFGLEKGRVKESNVGFAPGRGRANPNSVPSFSRPSSAGPIGAPPVYGRRAASAGAFRYPRGKLLDIYRQQKVVQSFEDGRRMLEEVPPITLSSSVKPLAFVTPDNNEEAVLEDIRKGRVTSSEATNSTASQKERNKDLEAFGIDANKDKSAEAFSGLSQEGSAALISEKDAFYNDGMLTGGITGPPKKPADENAPSHPHGLSGMRDDTQFNEVKSSADIDPSTKLPDDSNAQFNVNVEYPTGQASYTETKAGGQESYPEELTLYYLDPQGGVQGPFMGTDIVSWYEDGYFGLELPVRLAQAPDDAPFRPLSDLMPYLGHKPQSLPPVSRGGSAESPDSVHNNFEDALPTSGSFGKSDQTTKADSGNYAANPTRGDQEAPLQSHTSWFPSVEAQKTEANPDIRQQRIPETVSHDAEEVLYTGRPTSGMGQSRPDFDNDRADFQLASVDSRSGVREANLPKQDAPRENELSPLGLLWSELEGMHPKQPLSSNVLGVNERRNPKQTAPKDIPPANIRHGPLSRMNEAPAVRDEWSANLGRLDSINDANMSGLISQVEPELGHLNYEEQMLLTQIRREQLQQEQMMGRNNLEFPGQFAGQVFDSLHQHRQSINPPAPEVEHLLRVQFELEHQQRRQQLQQEQHRQQLQQEQHQRQLQQEQHQRQLQQRQAQLLQQQQQQQQQQLIIEQMLQQQLQSSNFGQANMVDQVLLREQLLNDLHHQPHHFQRQHDAAIEQLIQAKFGHGHHREQHNDMLDVLSRSNQRQALPLEQQILLGLHHDQLQTQQLANAIRQHAGREEERHLGGGWPMDDPSQFIRTGTSPNQSHTSRLGQFDLLQSLQRSSSVEHHDHLDRSLSMHERLHRGGQGIHSLERSGSLPGGAPLPNPDVVNALARHHGLGQMETHGDLYSAGQMPMHASGGVHPQQHRLQEQLSGSHMGRLERNWSDANGQLQNSLMEASRINQMQIEAEKQRRNVEMNLPIDNPHAWASLMNNERNPEAELSDMIHQKLVLQAQQSRGFPDVPPTASFGQRSHFSKMGHLGQDGPTSLDILPNNIEMNRKLGVRSSSATMLDMQRGEFPDVMGGSVSTNQLVGNANDVARRKRQGSSANLAVEDTDFSEAVSNWVDTGISKGSSHSLLKRTANPHTATSQAQAASTDLSSTIRSKKAGHASSASSDEHKMESGVTSAAHGVEAAASANKEAGTFGIPPSSNQDASGPSFSEMLKSTKKPPLQYDASESADGGPGGKGTKKKAKKGKQIDPSLLGFKVHSNRILMGEIHRPDD
- the LOC123445275 gene encoding protein ESSENTIAL FOR POTEXVIRUS ACCUMULATION 1 isoform X1; translation: MAERKLDRFAALGKDALSLGIDEDRSTAAAMGFVDDPKDQQHLENSIPLSPQWLYAKPSDAKISAPHGSLLEPSEKDVRMLEGSGAKKERRRNAFDAGWLDEERETSLLGRRDHKKEVDREVENRKNDRRSDNVSARDNNDSRPAPTSGRWDDGSTRNSGNEGRRDGKWSLRWGPDDKEKDSKPEKKMDAEKDEPHGEKHTLPVRLLPESDSRDKWRPRHRQEPQTGGTATYRVAPGFGLEKGRVKESNVGFAPGRGRANPNSVPSFSRPSSAGPIGAPPVYGRRAASAGAFRYPRGKLLDIYRQQKVVQSFEDGRRMLEEVPPITLSSSVKPLAFVTPDNNEEAVLEDIRKGRVTSSEATNSTASQKERNKDLEAFGIDANKDKSAEAFSGLSQEGSAALISEKDAFYNDGMLTGGITGPPKKPADENAPSHPHGLSGMRDDTQFNEVKSSADIDPSTKLPDDSNAQFNVNVEYPTGQASYTETKAGGQESYPEELTLYYLDPQGGVQGPFMGTDIVSWYEDGYFGLELPVRLAQAPDDAPFRPLSDLMPYLGHKPQSLPPVSRGGSAESPDSVHNNFEDALPTSGSFGKSDQTTKADSGNYAANPTRGDQEAPLQSHTSWFPSVEAQKTEANPDIRQQRIPETVSHDAEEVLYTGRPTSGMGQSRPDFDNDRADFQLASVDSRSGVREANLPKQDAPRENELSPLGLLWSELEGMHPKQPLSSNVLGVNERRNPKQTAPKDIPPANIRHGPLSRMNEAPAVRDEWSANLGRLDSINDANMSGLISQVEPELGHLNYEEQMLLTQIRREQLQQEQMMGRNNLEFPGQFAGQVFDSLHQHRQSINPPAPEVEHLLRVQFELEHQQRRQQLQQEQHRQQLQQEQHQRQLQQEQHQRQLQQRQAQLLQQQQQQQQQQLIIEQMLQQQLQSSNFGQANMVDQVLLREQLLNDLHHQPHHFQRQHDAAIEQLIQAKFGHGHHREQHNDMLDVLSRSNQRQALPLEQQILLGLHHDQLQTQQLANAIRQHAGREEERHLGGGWPMDDPSQFIRTGTSPNQSHTSRLGQFDLLQSLQRSSSVEHHDHLDRSLSMHERLHRGGQGIHSLERSGSLPGGAPLPNPDVVNALARHHGLGQMETHGDLYSAGQMPMHASGGVHPQQHRLQEQLSGSHMGRLERNWSDANGQLQNSLMEASRINQMQIEAEKQRRNVEMNLPIDNPHAWASLMNNERNPEAELSDMIHQKLVLQAQQSRGFPDVPPTASFGRKDPSSLFAQPAADNPLRSSVDRLSFDDPLAERSHFSKMGHLGQDGPTSLDILPNNIEMNRKLGVRSSSATMLDMQRGEFPDVMGGSVSTNQLVGNANDVARRKRQGSSANLAVEDTDFSEAVSNWVDTGISKGSSHSLLKRTANPHTATSQAQAASTDLSSTIRSKKAGHASSASSDEHKMESGVTSAAHGVEAAASANKEAGTFGIPPSSNQDASGPSFSEMLKSTKKPPLQYDASESADGGPGGKGTKKKAKKGKQIDPSLLGFKVHSNRILMGEIHRPDD